A DNA window from Rhineura floridana isolate rRhiFlo1 chromosome 11, rRhiFlo1.hap2, whole genome shotgun sequence contains the following coding sequences:
- the MFAP4 gene encoding microfibril-associated glycoprotein 4 isoform X1, whose amino-acid sequence MKASLFQPGSLFLLLLVQLPTSQGQAINAQAQQPQHCEDSLPLDCEDVYDQGSETDGVYLIYPAGPNIPVPVYCDMTTDNGKWTVFQKRFNGSISFFRGWNDYRFGFGRADGEYWLGLQNIHLLTLKQKYELRVELDDFENNTVFAKYTDFSLSPNAISAEEDGYTLHVSGFVDGGAGDSLSYHSGQKFSTFDRDQDLYVQNCASLSSGAWWFKSCHFSNLNGFYLGGAHLSYANGINWAQWKGFNYSLKRSEMKIHRV is encoded by the exons ATGAAG gcctctctgttCCAGCCGGGCtccctgttcctcctcctccttgtccaGCTGCCCACCTCACAAGGACAGGCCATCAATGCCCAAG CCCAGCAGCCGCAGCACTGCGAAGATTCCCTCCCGCTAGACTGTGAAGATGTTTATGACCAAGGCTCCGAGACGGATGGTGTGTACCTCATTTATCCTGCAGGCCCCAACATCCCTGTGCCTGTGTACTGCGACATGACCACCGACAATGGAAAATGGACG GTTTTCCAGAAACGATTCAATGGTTCCATCAGTTTCTTTCGGGGCTGGAACGACTACCGGTTTGGCTTTGGCCGAGCGGATGGCGAATACTGGCTGG ggctgcaaaaTATCCACCTCCTGACCCTTAAGCAGAAGTATGAGCTACGTGTGGAGCTGGACGACTTTGAGAACAATACAGTTTTTGCCAAGTACACAGACTTCTCGCTCTCGCCAAATGCTATCAGTGCAGAAGAGGATGGCTACACGTTGCATGTGTCTGGCTTTGTTGATGGAGGGGCAG GTGACTCACTGTCCTACCACAGCGGCCAGAAGTTTTCCACGTTTGACCGTGACCAGGACCTTTATGTGCAGAACTGTGCATCACTCTCTTCGGGTGCCTGGTGGTTCAAGAGctgccatttttccaatctcaatggTTTCTACCTTGGCGGGGCCCACCTCTCATATGCCAATGGCATAAACTGGGCTCAGTGGAAGGGCTTCAATTACTCCCTCAAGAGAAGCGAGATGAAAATACATCGTGTCTGA
- the MFAP4 gene encoding microfibril-associated glycoprotein 4 isoform X2 — MPKQPQHCEDSLPLDCEDVYDQGSETDGVYLIYPAGPNIPVPVYCDMTTDNGKWTVFQKRFNGSISFFRGWNDYRFGFGRADGEYWLGLQNIHLLTLKQKYELRVELDDFENNTVFAKYTDFSLSPNAISAEEDGYTLHVSGFVDGGAGDSLSYHSGQKFSTFDRDQDLYVQNCASLSSGAWWFKSCHFSNLNGFYLGGAHLSYANGINWAQWKGFNYSLKRSEMKIHRV; from the exons ATGCCCAAG CAGCCGCAGCACTGCGAAGATTCCCTCCCGCTAGACTGTGAAGATGTTTATGACCAAGGCTCCGAGACGGATGGTGTGTACCTCATTTATCCTGCAGGCCCCAACATCCCTGTGCCTGTGTACTGCGACATGACCACCGACAATGGAAAATGGACG GTTTTCCAGAAACGATTCAATGGTTCCATCAGTTTCTTTCGGGGCTGGAACGACTACCGGTTTGGCTTTGGCCGAGCGGATGGCGAATACTGGCTGG ggctgcaaaaTATCCACCTCCTGACCCTTAAGCAGAAGTATGAGCTACGTGTGGAGCTGGACGACTTTGAGAACAATACAGTTTTTGCCAAGTACACAGACTTCTCGCTCTCGCCAAATGCTATCAGTGCAGAAGAGGATGGCTACACGTTGCATGTGTCTGGCTTTGTTGATGGAGGGGCAG GTGACTCACTGTCCTACCACAGCGGCCAGAAGTTTTCCACGTTTGACCGTGACCAGGACCTTTATGTGCAGAACTGTGCATCACTCTCTTCGGGTGCCTGGTGGTTCAAGAGctgccatttttccaatctcaatggTTTCTACCTTGGCGGGGCCCACCTCTCATATGCCAATGGCATAAACTGGGCTCAGTGGAAGGGCTTCAATTACTCCCTCAAGAGAAGCGAGATGAAAATACATCGTGTCTGA